The following coding sequences are from one Hymenobacter sp. DG25A window:
- a CDS encoding pyruvate carboxylase — MNIRKLLVANRGEIAIRVLRAATELGITTVAIYTYEDRYSLHRYKADEAYQVGRDDDPLKPYLDIEGIIRTAKENGVDAIHPGYGFLSENATLARRCGEEGIIFVGPRSEVMEALGDKVAAKKVAMACQVPIIESSIQDLTTFEIAQEEAHRIGYPVMLKAASGGGGRGMRIIRDDEQMERGFYEARNEALKAFGDDTVFLEKFVEQPKHIEVQLVADNHGGLTHLYERDCSVQRRYQKVVEVAPSLNLPDHMRELLYEYALRLGRAVNYNNVGTVEFLVNPELDRIYFIEVNPRIQVEHTVTEMITGIDLIKTQLHIADGRHLSDPEIGLGPEVKPLKIGYAIQCRITTEDPEQDFKPDYGTITAYRSAGGFGIRLDQGSVYTGVKVSPFFDSLLVKVSTHAPTLQDAATKMARTLDEFRIRGVSTNIQFLQNIIAHPVFMAGEANVDFIKDHPELFKFKPRLDRATKVLSFLGDVIVNGHPDVRGLIDAKRDLRKPRLPEVNPATGWRMALDAPTTVAPAGNGQIVAHNAAFPPGTKQKLTELGPQEFAKWLRAEKHIHYTDTTLRDAHQSLLATRMRTFDMLKVAESYARMHPQTFSLECWGGATFDVALRFLHEDPWERLAKLRQAVPNILLQMLIRGANGVGYKAYPDNLTERFVQQAAETGIDVFRIFDSLNWMPGMEACIGFVRNKTQSLAEASICYTGDILDPKRNRKYSLEYYLRLAKQIEDAGAHILCIKDMAGLLKPYAAKELVTALRETISLPIHLHTHDTSSLQAATYLKAVEAGVDVIDVALGSLSGLTSQPNFNSVVEMLRGQPRHREFDQRSLNEFSNYWEAVREHYYPFESGLKAGTSEVFQHEIPGGQYSNLRPQAASLGLLDKFETVKTTFADVNQLFGDIIKVTPSSKVVGDMALFLVSNNLTTDDVLEKGPSLSFPESVRELFRGDIGQPEGGWPKDVQKAILKDEQPFTDRPNEHLAPIDFDAEWQKFEEKFGQRGKFTDLLSWLLYPKVFEQYWAHQQQYGEVSVIPTRVFFYGLQPGEETIIDIARGKSIIVGLQSIGPVNEDGCRTIFFSLNGQTRNLEIRDTSVEVKRVQNPKADKANPRQIGAPLQGLLSKVLVKDGQQVKRNAPLFIIEAMKMETTITASEDTTVQAVNLPEGTLVHADDLVVTLG, encoded by the coding sequence ATGAATATCCGCAAACTGCTGGTCGCCAACCGGGGCGAAATTGCCATTCGTGTATTGCGGGCGGCAACTGAGCTGGGCATTACCACGGTAGCTATTTATACCTACGAGGACCGCTACTCCCTGCACCGCTACAAGGCTGATGAAGCTTACCAGGTGGGCCGCGACGATGACCCTTTAAAGCCGTATCTGGACATTGAAGGAATTATTCGGACGGCTAAGGAGAATGGGGTGGATGCTATTCATCCGGGTTATGGCTTTCTGAGCGAAAATGCCACCCTGGCCCGCCGCTGCGGCGAGGAAGGCATCATCTTTGTGGGCCCGCGTTCCGAGGTGATGGAGGCGTTGGGGGATAAGGTAGCCGCGAAAAAAGTGGCAATGGCATGCCAGGTGCCCATCATTGAGAGCAGCATTCAGGACCTGACCACGTTTGAAATAGCGCAGGAAGAAGCCCACCGCATCGGCTACCCCGTGATGCTGAAAGCAGCTTCCGGCGGGGGCGGGCGCGGCATGCGCATCATTCGCGACGACGAGCAGATGGAGCGGGGCTTTTACGAAGCCCGCAATGAGGCCCTGAAAGCTTTCGGCGACGACACCGTGTTCCTGGAGAAGTTTGTGGAGCAGCCCAAGCACATTGAGGTGCAGCTGGTAGCCGATAACCACGGCGGGCTCACGCACCTCTATGAGCGGGACTGTTCCGTGCAGCGCCGCTACCAGAAAGTGGTGGAAGTGGCGCCCTCGCTCAACCTGCCCGACCACATGAGGGAGCTACTGTACGAGTATGCCCTGCGCCTGGGTCGGGCCGTGAATTACAACAACGTGGGCACCGTGGAATTCCTGGTGAACCCCGAATTAGACCGGATTTACTTTATCGAGGTAAACCCCCGCATTCAGGTAGAGCACACCGTAACCGAAATGATTACGGGCATCGACCTGATTAAAACCCAGCTGCACATTGCCGACGGCCGCCACCTCAGCGACCCGGAAATTGGCCTGGGCCCGGAGGTGAAGCCCCTGAAAATTGGCTATGCCATTCAGTGCCGCATCACTACCGAAGACCCTGAGCAGGACTTCAAGCCCGATTATGGTACCATTACCGCCTACCGCTCGGCGGGCGGTTTTGGCATCCGGCTGGATCAGGGCTCGGTGTATACCGGCGTGAAAGTGTCGCCGTTTTTCGACTCCCTCTTGGTGAAGGTATCCACCCACGCGCCCACGCTGCAGGACGCCGCTACCAAGATGGCCCGCACCCTGGATGAGTTCCGGATACGGGGTGTGAGCACCAACATTCAGTTTCTGCAGAACATCATTGCGCACCCGGTTTTCATGGCCGGCGAAGCCAATGTAGACTTCATCAAAGACCATCCGGAGCTCTTCAAATTTAAGCCGCGCCTAGACCGGGCCACCAAGGTGCTCAGCTTCCTGGGCGACGTAATTGTGAACGGCCACCCCGATGTGAGAGGGCTTATTGACGCCAAGCGGGACTTGCGCAAGCCGCGCCTGCCCGAGGTGAACCCGGCCACTGGCTGGCGCATGGCGCTGGATGCCCCAACTACTGTGGCGCCTGCCGGCAATGGGCAGATTGTGGCGCACAACGCGGCCTTCCCGCCCGGCACCAAGCAGAAGCTCACCGAGCTGGGGCCGCAGGAATTTGCCAAATGGCTGCGCGCCGAAAAGCATATTCACTACACCGATACCACCCTGCGCGACGCGCACCAGAGCCTGCTGGCCACGCGCATGCGCACCTTTGATATGCTGAAGGTGGCCGAAAGCTACGCCCGCATGCACCCCCAGACGTTTTCGCTGGAGTGCTGGGGCGGGGCCACTTTTGATGTGGCCCTGCGCTTCCTGCACGAAGACCCCTGGGAGCGGCTGGCCAAGCTGCGCCAGGCCGTGCCCAACATTCTGCTGCAAATGCTTATTCGCGGGGCCAATGGCGTGGGCTACAAAGCCTACCCCGATAACCTCACGGAACGCTTTGTGCAGCAGGCCGCGGAAACCGGTATCGACGTGTTCCGCATCTTCGACTCCCTGAACTGGATGCCGGGCATGGAAGCCTGCATTGGATTTGTGCGCAACAAAACCCAGAGCTTGGCTGAGGCCAGCATCTGCTACACCGGCGACATTTTAGACCCCAAGCGCAACCGGAAATACTCCCTGGAATACTACCTGCGCCTGGCCAAACAGATTGAGGACGCCGGTGCGCATATTCTGTGTATCAAGGACATGGCCGGGCTGCTGAAGCCGTACGCGGCCAAAGAGTTGGTTACGGCCCTGCGCGAAACTATCAGCCTGCCCATTCACCTGCACACGCACGATACTTCTTCCCTGCAGGCCGCCACTTATCTGAAAGCGGTAGAGGCCGGCGTAGATGTTATTGACGTGGCCCTGGGTAGCCTCTCAGGCCTAACCTCGCAGCCCAACTTTAACTCCGTTGTGGAGATGCTGCGCGGGCAGCCGCGCCACCGCGAGTTCGACCAACGCTCCCTCAACGAATTCTCGAACTACTGGGAAGCCGTGCGGGAGCATTACTATCCGTTTGAGTCGGGGTTGAAGGCGGGTACTTCCGAGGTATTTCAGCACGAAATTCCGGGCGGGCAGTACTCCAACCTGCGCCCTCAGGCCGCTTCCCTAGGTTTGCTGGACAAATTCGAAACCGTGAAAACCACCTTTGCCGATGTCAACCAGCTGTTCGGCGACATCATCAAAGTAACGCCTTCTTCCAAGGTGGTAGGGGACATGGCTTTATTCCTGGTTTCCAACAACCTGACGACGGACGATGTGCTGGAAAAAGGCCCGAGCCTGAGCTTCCCGGAATCGGTGCGGGAGCTGTTCCGTGGGGACATCGGGCAGCCCGAAGGCGGCTGGCCCAAAGACGTGCAGAAGGCTATTCTGAAAGACGAGCAGCCCTTCACCGACCGTCCCAACGAGCACCTTGCACCCATTGACTTTGATGCCGAGTGGCAAAAGTTTGAGGAGAAATTTGGCCAGCGCGGCAAGTTTACGGATCTGCTTTCCTGGCTGCTTTACCCCAAAGTGTTTGAGCAGTACTGGGCGCATCAGCAGCAGTACGGCGAAGTATCGGTTATTCCCACGCGGGTGTTTTTCTACGGCCTGCAGCCGGGGGAGGAAACCATCATTGATATTGCCCGGGGCAAAAGCATCATTGTGGGGCTGCAAAGCATCGGGCCGGTAAACGAGGACGGCTGCCGCACCATTTTCTTTTCCCTCAACGGCCAGACCCGCAACCTGGAAATCAGGGATACCAGCGTGGAGGTGAAGCGCGTGCAAAACCCCAAAGCCGATAAAGCCAACCCCCGCCAGATTGGCGCGCCCTTGCAGGGGCTGCTGTCCAAAGTGCTGGTGAAGGATGGGCAGCAGGTGAAGCGCAATGCGCCGCTGTTCATTATTGAAGCCATGAAAATGGAAACCACTATCACCGCTTCGGAGGACACCACGGTTCAGGCCGTAAACCTGCCTGAGGGTACCCTGGTACACGCCGATGATTTGGTGGTGACGCTGGGCTAA